Proteins encoded by one window of Hafnia alvei:
- the dicD gene encoding division control transcriptional repressor DicD, with protein sequence MQRELVLSQVLGLLEQQGLATTTLDKLAPQLDISKEELIRFWPDREALLYDSLRYHAQQIDTWRRQLLLDETLSARDKILARYHVLAEYVQQQRYPGCLFIAACSFFPEDDHPIHLLAEQQKTASYEFTLALLQDIDMDDPEMVAHQMELVLEGCLSRLLVKRQLQDVETARRLAEDILQIARCRRNGALG encoded by the coding sequence GTGCAACGAGAACTCGTGCTCAGCCAGGTACTTGGCCTGCTGGAACAACAAGGACTAGCAACCACGACCTTGGATAAGCTGGCTCCCCAGCTCGATATTTCAAAGGAAGAGCTAATTCGTTTTTGGCCAGATCGTGAAGCCCTGCTTTATGACAGTCTGCGCTACCACGCACAGCAGATAGACACATGGCGCCGCCAGCTGCTGCTGGATGAAACCCTTTCAGCTCGGGATAAAATCTTGGCGCGTTACCACGTGTTGGCCGAGTATGTGCAGCAACAGCGCTATCCCGGCTGCCTGTTTATCGCCGCCTGCAGTTTTTTCCCTGAAGACGATCATCCAATCCACCTGCTTGCCGAGCAGCAGAAAACCGCCTCTTACGAGTTCACGCTTGCTCTGTTGCAAGACATCGACATGGACGATCCTGAAATGGTCGCTCATCAGATGGAGCTAGTTTTGGAAGGCTGCTTAAGCCGTTTGCTGGTAAAACGCCAACTGCAAGATGTGGAAACTGCACGTCGCTTAGCCGAAGATATTCTGCAAATTGCGCGCTGCCGCCGAAATGGTGCCTTAGGCTAA
- a CDS encoding YfdX family protein, producing MKRILTATALSLAMMSTFTWAADGATTAPAATTTVSANVLTAQQAKEVAKVAQQGFNAMRDVQYARVSLFRGYPDVAQKLVDQAQTLLSDDSTNWKDFIKADKKTPLTGDNYVVINASISLAEDFVATPEKQKAIDSANAKFKKGDHKGAMEELRLAGVGVTETQYLMPLKQTQQAVKKAQQLLKEGKYYEANLALKGAEEGIITDSVSLVGAN from the coding sequence ATGAAACGTATTCTTACTGCAACCGCACTTTCTCTTGCCATGATGTCTACTTTTACTTGGGCTGCTGATGGCGCAACCACTGCTCCAGCGGCAACGACCACCGTGAGCGCTAATGTGTTAACTGCCCAGCAGGCGAAAGAAGTTGCTAAGGTAGCTCAACAGGGCTTTAACGCCATGCGTGATGTGCAATATGCTCGCGTCTCTTTATTCCGCGGATACCCAGATGTGGCGCAAAAATTAGTCGATCAGGCGCAAACCCTATTATCTGATGACAGCACCAACTGGAAAGATTTTATTAAGGCCGATAAGAAAACTCCGCTGACTGGTGATAACTACGTAGTTATTAATGCTTCTATTTCTTTGGCTGAGGATTTTGTGGCAACGCCTGAAAAACAAAAAGCCATTGATAGCGCTAATGCTAAATTCAAGAAAGGTGATCACAAAGGCGCAATGGAAGAACTGCGTTTGGCTGGCGTTGGTGTAACGGAAACTCAATATCTGATGCCGCTGAAACAAACCCAGCAGGCGGTTAAGAAAGCACAACAGCTGCTGAAAGAGGGTAAATACTATGAAGCGAACTTGGCTCTGAAAGGGGCTGAAGAGGGGATTATTACCGACAGCGTTTCTTTAGTGGGTGCCAATTAA
- a CDS encoding fimbrial protein — translation MNFSMKKISAQVLLCLSIAAMSSHVMAADATINISGQVVSEGCSIAANSLNVVLPDIDANTLATTGSTSEYEPFKIDFTDCSRGIAQVAISYTATGGDNSDAGMDTYWANIGTAKNVNAEIRDTGAGGADKPAQPNSTGSIIDISPATNSASENFKVRIRNNGVGAATTGTVVVNFTMVFTYV, via the coding sequence ATGAATTTTTCAATGAAAAAAATCTCTGCGCAGGTATTGCTTTGTTTATCTATCGCTGCAATGTCCAGTCATGTTATGGCGGCAGATGCCACTATCAATATATCTGGGCAAGTGGTTTCAGAAGGTTGTTCAATAGCTGCAAATAGTCTCAATGTTGTGCTTCCTGATATTGACGCAAATACACTTGCAACAACGGGAAGCACTTCAGAGTATGAGCCTTTTAAAATTGATTTTACAGACTGTTCTCGTGGTATCGCACAAGTAGCAATCTCGTATACGGCGACTGGAGGGGATAATAGTGACGCTGGTATGGATACGTATTGGGCTAATATCGGTACAGCAAAAAATGTGAATGCTGAAATCCGTGATACAGGTGCTGGAGGGGCAGACAAACCAGCGCAACCGAATTCGACGGGTAGTATCATAGATATTTCTCCTGCTACAAATTCAGCATCAGAGAATTTTAAGGTAAGGATACGCAATAATGGAGTGGGCGCAGCGACTACAGGTACGGTCGTCGTGAATTTTACAATGGTATTTACTTATGTCTAA